CCTGCACCCATAGAAAATCCATGGATTCCCAATTTGCCACCTGGAAATTTATTTTTTACAAACTTAACCATACTATCTAAATCATATCTCTCGTAAAGACCAAATGTGTAATTATCACCTCCACTGTTACCAGTGTTTCTTTGATTATAAATCAATACATTATAACCTTTATCTAAATATCCATATGCTATTTTTAACATCTCATAGTAATTGCTTCCTATCCCATGAACAATTATAATAGTATTTTTTGTTTTTATATTTGAAGTTATAAAAAGACTTTCAAGTTTGTAATTATTAGAACTTTGTATCATTAACTCATCTGTCTTATAATTTTTCAATTTCTCTAAGGGTTTATCTTTTCTCTTAGAAAACACTTTTACTACATCCTCTTTTTTTATTAACTGTTCTGAGCCAACTGAGCTATCGTACACCAATTTACCAAATATATACGATATGATTAATAGTATTAACAGAAATACAACTGAAACAATTATTGCCTTATTTTTTAAACTAATATAATTTTTAAAACTATTTTTCATATTTATTTACCATTTAATTTTCCTATATTGTGTTTTTAAAAGTAATACAATCACGGCTTATACTACTCTTATGATTTCTATTATACCTATTAATCTACTAAAATTACAAATTATATTTTATTAATCATTAATATTTATAAGCTATTACCTCATCTAATAAATATTACTAGATACTTTATTGGCAAGTGCTATCTAAATATTCGTCTATATTTTTCTTCTTCCTCTTCTGTGAATACATTAAATACAACCTTTAAATTTTTCTCAGGATTTTCTTTTAACCACAATCTCACCCTACTTACAGCAAGATTAGCTGCTTCTTTTTTTGGATATCCAAATACCCCTGTAGAAATACCAGAAAAAACGATATTCTTTATTTCATCAATTTCTCTTATAGTATTTAGAGATGATTTATAGCAATGTAGTAATTGTTTTTCCTGTTCTTTGCTTGGATGACCACCAGATACAATAGGCCCAACAGTGTGTACTACAAATTTTGCAGGTAGACAATAACCTCTAGTTATTTTCGCATCTCCTGTATATTCTAAATGCCCTTGTTTTTTTATTATTTTATCACAATCTTCTCTAAGTCTAGGACCTGCACATGAATGTATCTCATTATCTACACATAAATGCAATGGTTGTAAGCATCCTAACAACTTATTATTTGCAGCATTTACTATTGCATCTGCTTTTAAATTAGTTATATTACCTCTCCATATAGCAATACCTTCCTCGACTTCTTCTATATCATTTACATCTACTAACTCTCTTTCTTCACATTCAATTAACAATAAGTTATGTAACATACTAAGTATCTCTGGAGCAATTTCTTTTGGTGGATATACATTAAGAAGTCCTCTAAGTATATCTCTAGGCTTAATTTCATCATTTGATAAATTGTATATTTTAGAAGGAACTTCTTTTGAAAAATATGCAATTAAAGTGTTTACATTTTTCTTTCTTTGTTCGTCAGTTAGAGGTTTGATACTTCTATCAAAATCCTCAAATAAGTTTACATCATCAGCATAATCTCTCCACTTCATAGCTATCTCTCCATTCTTATATTTTTGAATTATAAAAAATAATTATGTATTATGTACATACTTATTTATTTCTATAAACACTTACATAAATCCTGTTAAAAGTGTAAATTTTTTAATATTAATATATTTAAAGACAAAATATAGGACTATTTTAAGTATTTTATATAAACCTTTATAAAAATAATATGCAACTTATTACTGCTTTAGGCATAAAGTTTTTAAATATAATAATTAAAGAAAAAGTTTTTAAAACTGATGTTTTTACACATAAATTTAAGTACTCTATAAATTTAAACACACAAAAACTACTCTAAATAAGTAACTCTTACCTAGAGTGGTTTTTACACTAAACAACTTTTAAATTTTGTTGGTGTTTATCTATATCTGATTTAGAAGCATATACAAAATGACCATCTGATACCTCAATCCAACTTGATAATTCATCACTTGAACAATTATACATACTAGAATTATACTCTACTCTATTTCTTGACTTAGCATATCTAGGGTCAGGAATAGGAATTGCAGAAAGTAGTGATTGTGTATATGGGTGAATAGGATTATTATATAATTCACTTGAACTTGCTAATTCTACTAACTTTCCATTATGCATAACTCCTATACGGTCGCTAATATGTCTCACCATAGATAAATCATGCGCTATAAACAAACAAGTTAAGTTTTTTTCTTGTTGTAATTTCTTAAATAAATTTACTATTTGTGCTTGTATAGATACATCTAAAGAAGCTATAGGCTCATCAGCTATTATAAACTCTGGGTCCACTGAAAGAGCACGAGCTATACCAATACGTTGTCTTTGTCCACCTGAAAAGTCAGAAGGATACTTATTTGCATAGCTTCTATCAAGTCCAACTAAATTTAACATCTCATAGACTTTATCTAACCTTTCTGATTTACAGACACCTTGAATTTTAAGTGGTTCTGAAATTATATCTCCAATTGTCATACGAGGATTTAATGATGAAGTAGAATCTTGAAAAATAATCTGCATACTTTTATTTACATCTTTTTTTACAAATTTATATGCTTTCTTATCTGAGATACAACTTCCCTTATAAATAACTTCTCCACCCGTTGGCTCATGTAACTTTATTATAGTTTTACCAGTTGTAGATTTTCCTGAACCAGATTCTCCTACTAAACCAAATATTTCTCCTTTATATATATCAAAACTTATATCATCAACTGCTTTTACAGTAGTACTTTTATCCAAATGAAAATATTGTTTTAAATTTTTTATTTCTAGTATTTTTTCTTTATTCATTAGAAATCACCCTTCCACCATTTACTCTAACTGGTATATTTATTTTAGGTGCATCTGGATGCAATAACCAAGTTGCTGCACTGTGTGTATCATTAATTTTAAACATTGGTGGCTCTTTTTCATAATCTATCCTAAGAGCATTTTTATTTCTTATTGCAAATGCATCTCCCTTTGGAGGATTTAATAAATTTGGAGGCATTCCAGGTATATTATACAAATAATCTTCTTGTGAATCCAAAGTAGGTAATGAACCTAACAATCCCCAAGTATATGGATGTCTAGGGTCATAAAATATATCCTCTACTGTTCCTATTTCTACAATCTTACCCGCATACATAACTGCTATCCTGTCAGCCATAGTTGCTACTACACCTAAGTCATGGGTTATAAATATTATTGATAAACCTATTTTATTTTGTAGTTCTTTTATTAAATCAATTATCTGAGCTTGTATAGTCACATCCAAAGCTGTTGTAGGCTCATCAGCAATTAATATTTCTGGATTACAAGCTAGTGCTATAGCAATTACTATACGTTGCCTCATTCCTCCTGAAAAATGATGTGGAAATTGTTTAAATCTTTTTTCAGGATTATCTATTCCAACTAATTCAATAAGTTCTATAGCTCTTTTTTTAGCTTCACTTTTACTTATACCTTGATGGATTACTATAGCTTCAGTTATTTGCTTTCCTATTGATATAGTTGGATTCAAAGATGTCATAGGGTCTTGAAATATCATTGATATATCTCTTCCTCTAATATCTTCCATTTCTTTCTCAGATTTTTTAACTAAATCCTTTGATTTAAGTAAAACCTCTCCATTTTTGATATAACCATTATATGGAAGTATCTTCATCAAACTTTTACATAATACAGACTTCCCACAACCAGATTCTCCAACTATTGCTAATGTTTCACCCTTCTTTAGGATAAAAGATACATCTCTCACAGCTTGTACTTCGCCTTCTTCTATTTTAAAGCTTACAGATAAATTATTAACCTCCAATAAATGTTCCAAAAACCATCAACCCCTATGCTATTCAAACCTTAGGGATATATTTTATCCCTAAGGTTTCTAATTAATCTAAATATTATTCTATTGTCCAATCAGCTATGTTCCAGAATATACCTACACCATGATGTCCTAAAACTGTATCAGGTGTTAAACCTTTTATATTTGGTTTTCCAACATATATTGCATCTATATAAGCAATAAATGTATATGGCATATCTTTAGTCATCTCTACTTGGAATTGTTTATATAACTCTAATTTTTTATCTTTATTTTCTGTTTCTCTTGCTTGTTGAAGTATTTTATCTATAGCAGAATTAGAGTAAGCACTGTAGTTTGCACCTTTATCTGTTCCAAACACTTTATATGTATGGTCATCTGGGTCAAATGGACTTCCCCAACCTATTAAATGTGCATCTTGATTAGCCCAATCTGTTTCAGTTACAACTACAGCTTTAGCATCAACACCTATTTCTTTTAGCTGTTGTGCACATATTTTAGCCATATCAACTCTAACTTGGTCACTTTCACCAGCTGTTATTTCAAAAGCTAATTTAGTGCCTTCTTTTTCATATATTCCATCAGAACCTAGTTTCCAACCTAATTTTTCTATTTCTTGCTTAGCTTTTTCTGGATTATATTCAAACTTCTCTATGTCAGGATTATTATATGGTCCCATTTGTAAAGGTGAATATGCTGCTACACCATGTCCCAATAATACACTATCAACTATTGCTTTTCTATCTATTGCATAACTTAAAGCATTCGGTAATCCTTTAGTCTTTTCATCTTTAAAGAATTTAGAATTGAAATTATATAGTATACCTCTATAATCTGCTGTTTTCATTATATTTACTTTAAAATTCTTTTCGTCTTTCTCAAAATTAGACATATCTTTAGGAGTTACCTGTGCTAAGTCTAATTCTCCTGATTTTAATTGCATTGCTTTAGCTTTGTCATCTGGTACAATCTTAAATACTACTTTATCTAGACCTGGTTCTTTTACAAAATAATCACTATTTTTAACAAGTGTTATACTTTGCCCTTTATCCCATTTTTCAAGTTTAAATGGACCAGTACCTATTGGTTTTTGGTTAAATCCATCAGTAGTTATGTCTTTACCTTCTAATGCATGTTTTGGTAATATTCCAACTGTTAGATAATCAAGCATTGCTGTATTTGGTGCTTTTAAAGTAATTTTTATAGTAGTATCATTAACTACATCAATTTTTGTTATATCTTCATAATTTGATGCTATTTCAGAAGCATTGTCTGGATTCATTATAGTTTCCATTGTGAATTTAACATCATTTGCTGTAAATTTCTCTCCATCATGCCATTTAACATCATCTCTTAAATTAAAAGTGTATGTATTTGTTGCTTCATCAAATTTCCAATCTTTTGCTAGACAAGGAACTACTTTATTATTTTCATCATGAGCTGTTAATCCATTAAATATTAGTGAATTTATTTCTCCATGTTCATATAGCGCAGGATTTATACTTGTATAGTCATTACTTCCATAAACAAGTACCTTCCCATCTTTAGGTGTATCTGCTTTTTTGTCTTTATTTCCTCCACTAGAACAACCTGCCATTAGACTAAGTATCATTACTAAACTTAAAACTTTTAACTTCTTTAATTTCATGATGCTCCCCCTTTTGCTTTTAATAATAAATATTTTTTAAAGCTTTGACCCCATTTATTTAAATAGATATTTCAAATACCTAAGCATTTGTTAACTTAAGACTTAAAATGCTAATTTATAAATTACTTGATTTTTTATTATTGCTCTTTCTAATATAATTACCAATATTAGTTATACAGACCAATGTAGTGACTAAAAATATACCTGGAATTAGAATAATCCACCATCTATTTGAAAGCAGTGCTTCCTCTGATAAAGATAACATACTTCCCCAAGAAACAATTTCTATTGGCAAGCCAATTCCTAAAAAACTCAGTGTTGATTCAGTTCCAATAGCTGCACCTATATTTGTTACCACCATAAACATTATTGATGCAACAAAATTTGGAAGTAGATGCTGTTTTAATATATAGAAGAATCCTCCACCCATACTTTTAGCTGCTAGTATGTACTCACTATTTCTTATTTGTCTAACTTCAGTCCTTACAATCTTAGATATATTCATCCAACTTGTTATCCCTATTACTATGGACATAGATATTGGATTCGAATTCCCAAGTATCGCTTGTACAAATATTATAATTAATATTGATGGTATACTAAGTATGATTTCTGTAAATCTCATCATTGCATCATCTACAGGTTCAGATACTGAACCACTTATACTACCATAAACAATTCCTATGGTAGTCGATATTATTGTCGAAAATATTCCTATAAATAAAGATATTTTTCCTCCATACCATATCATAGAGTATATATCTCTCCCCATTGAATCTGTTCCAAAGAAAAAATCTTTATTTGGAGCTAAATTAGAACTTACTAAATCCATATATGTTGGCTCATGTGTCATTATCAAAGATGAAAATACACTTCCAATAACTATAATAGATAAAATGATGATTGATATATATGGTAACTGTTTAAATTTTTCAAACAGAGTTTTTTTTATTTCTATTTGTTCATCTTCTACTACTGAGATATAATTTTCTCCTACAATCTCAAAATCACTACATTGTGGCTTCATTGTTATCACCTCTATCGTACTTCATTCTAGGGTCTATTTTATTATTTATAATCTGAGCTAGCATATTTCCAAATACTACTAAAGCCCCTGTTATTAGACATAAAACTAATAACATATTATAATCGTGATACTTTGCACTCTCAAAACAAAGAGTTCCTAACCCTGGATAAGAAAAAACCTTTTCAACCACATAAGTTCCTCCTAATATGTGAGGTATTGAAATAGCCATGATGCTTATATAGGATGGCATTATATTTCTCAGGCAATGCTTAAAAACAATGGTTCTATTGTTTAAGCCTTTTGCTTTACATAGCAATACATAATCTTCTCTTATTTCTTCTAACAATTTATTTCTTATCATATATGTGTAATACCATAGATGGCTTAATATAAGTACTGTAAGAGGTAATATTAAATGAGATATCCTGCTTGATATACTAGATTCCTCTCCCATTGAATAAGCTCCACTACTTGGAAGTATACTTAGATTTATACTAAATATAAGTATAAGTACTAAAGCAACCCAGAATGATGGAATACAGTTGGTTATTGTTCCTAGTTTACATATAATCCTATCTATAAGCCTATCTTCATGCAATGTACAAAAGATTCCCAGAAATAATGCTAGGACAAAGGTAAGTATATATCCTGACCCACCTAATATTATAGTGTTTATATAAACATCATTTATAACAGAAGTAACATTTTGCTTATATTTAAATGAAATTCCAAATTCTCCTTTTGATGCATCTGCAATCCATTTTATATATTGACTGTATATTGGTTCGTTTAGTCCAAGTTTTTTCATAGCATTTTCTTTTTCTTGAGTACTCATTCTTTCTACACCATCTCCATAGTAAGAAATTAATGGGTCTCCTGGAGCAAGTCTTGCCATATAAAAAACCACAAAAGATAATAAAAACATCACTAAAATAAACTGCAACAACTTTTTAACTATATCCTTTAACAAACCCCTATTCCCCCTTTGTTGCAATAAAAAAAACCACCAAAAGCAAGCGTCAATCGACGTTTAAACCTTCGTGGTTTTATTATCATTAAATAAAAATTAAATTTTAAATATTTATCTATAAACCAATTTTAGCATCATTTATGTTGTGTGTAAACAAACTTTTGAAAAATTGTTAAAATTTCATCAAATTGTTTTATTTTTACCTAAAATAAAATTTTTATGATATTACTAATCTCTTCTTTATTACATAATTATTGAGTTTTATATTGACTATTTATTGAAATTATATTATATTAGTTTCTATGCGAACTATATAAGAGGTGATTTTATTGAAAACTAATTATGATTGTTTTAGAATAGCTATGCTTCTAAAAGAACTTTATTCTAAAACGATGTACACAGTAGAAGAAAGTTTTAAGGAAAATGGACTGACACATCAACAGATTATAGTTATAAAGTTAATAGCTCATAATCAAGAGCTAACAATATCACAACTATGCGATGAGATGTCTTTAGCTAAAGGAACTGTATCAGGTATAATCAGTAGATTAGAACAAATTGGATATGTAGAAAAGTTCAAAAAATATGATGATAAGAGAAATACATATGTTAAATTTACAGAAAACGGACTTGAATTTGCCATAAACTTTAAAAGTAAAATGCAAGAAAGCTTTGATGGTATTTTTAAAAATTGTGATGAAAAAGAATTAGATGAATTAGTAAAAAATCTTAGAAATATATTAGCAAAAATAAAGGAGAAATAATTATGAATTCTAAATTAATACTTGCAATAGTGTTTATAACATCAGCTTTAATTTTTTATACTATAGGTGTATTTGGAGAAAGAAAAGCTAAAATTTTAAAAAAGAAACATGTAATTATATTTTGGCTTGGTTTAATATTTGATACTTTAGGAACATTTACAATGAGTAATATAGCTAATAGCCATTCTTTTGAAGTAAAATCTGCACTATCACAAAATCTTCATAGTATAACAGGCCTCCTAGCAATTGTGCTTATGCTTTTTCATGCAGGCTGGGCTACTTTTGTTTTGTATAAGGATGATGAAGATAAGAAAAAATTCTTCCATAAGTTTAGTATCATTGTATGGGCTATCTGGCTAATTCCATATTTTATAGGTATGTTTATTGGTATGGCTGGATAATAAAATAAAAAAGTGTGTAAGAAAATGAATATACACTTACACACTTTTTCATATCTATCTATAATATTTTACTTACTCTTTCACATTGTCTTATAGAGATTTATGTATAATTTAAATTTATTAAACACCTAACACTTGAGTTACTCCTGGAACTTCACTTACCAAAACATTTTCAATAATAGCTTTTATTGTCATAGTTGCTCCTGGACATCCACTACAAGCACCTTGCAATCTAACTAGAACTACTCCATTCTCATTTACATCCACAAGCTCTACATCCCCACCATCTCTTTGTAATACAGGTTTTATCTTTTGTTCAAGCACTTTTTCAACTTGTTCTCTCATAATTATTCCCCCCAGAAATATTTTTGTTACCAAGATTATACCAATGGTTTAAATTTTTGTCCATCTAATGATTTTTCAAATTCTATATTTGCTTTATCAATAATCTTAGTATCCATAAATACATCATAAGCACTACAAGCCAATACTTTAGCTGAATTTAGCATAGCTGAAAATCCTATACTTGAACCTGCTGATGCACATGACTGCCATGTATGACTAGCCACTCCAACAGGCCATGCTGCCATTGCAAATTGAGCCACTGGTATCACATAACTTACATCTCCAACATCAGTAGAACCAGCTAATCCTTTATCCTCTGCTCCATTAGCTATACCATGATGTATATAACTATCCACGATAGATTTATCATCTTGGAATGCTGTAGCTACACCTAATCTTTCTTCCTTAGTAAGAGTAGCACATAATTTTTTTGCAAATTCTTCTTCTTCAGGAGTAGTTTTAGGAGAACCAACAAGAATCATATTATCGTATACTAAATCAGTTAAACACTGATTTGGTATATAATCATAAATCCCATCAGTGATTACATACTCCATTTCAGTCTCTGTCATCATAGATGCTCCTTGCGCCACCTTTATTAGCCTATCAAGAACATGCTCTGCATCCTTTGCTTTTTTACCTCTTATAAAATACCAACTTTCCGCAAAACCAGGAACTACATTAGGTCTTCCGCCTCCATTAGTTATAACATAATGCATTCTTATAGAGTCAATTACATGTTCTCTTAAATAATTTGCTCCTACATTCATAAGTTCAACAGCATCTAATGCACTTCTACCATTATGAGGAGCTTGTGCTGCATGTGCTGTTATTCCCTTAAACTTAAATCTAGCAGATAAATTTGCCAGACTTCCGCCTCTCCATGTTGCATTTATATCAAATGGATGCCATGTAAATGCACAATCTACATCATCGAAACATCCATTTACACACATCACAGTTTTACCTCCACCTTCTTCTTCAGCAGGACAACCGAAATATTTTATTGTTCCACTAAATTTATTTTTTTCCATTAGCTCTTTGATAGCAACAACCGCTCCT
This sequence is a window from Clostridioides difficile. Protein-coding genes within it:
- a CDS encoding alpha/beta hydrolase, whose protein sequence is MKNSFKNYISLKNKAIIVSVVFLLILLIISYIFGKLVYDSSVGSEQLIKKEDVVKVFSKRKDKPLEKLKNYKTDELMIQSSNNYKLESLFITSNIKTKNTIIIVHGIGSNYYEMLKIAYGYLDKGYNVLIYNQRNTGNSGGDNYTFGLYERYDLDSMVKFVKNKFPGGKLGIHGFSMGAGTAAMHTAINSENQEVDFYILDSPYSEMKDAIRMGILEKHIPNMLVNYVVTCGDLYNKFKSGFWYSDVEPYKAIEKSNVPILFIHGTKDTVCNYQNSQTMYDLVKHNKKELWLIEGVEHVSGYDSDSKVYFNRIFKFIDSSIIN
- a CDS encoding protein-ADP-ribose hydrolase; amino-acid sequence: MKWRDYADDVNLFEDFDRSIKPLTDEQRKKNVNTLIAYFSKEVPSKIYNLSNDEIKPRDILRGLLNVYPPKEIAPEILSMLHNLLLIECEERELVDVNDIEEVEEGIAIWRGNITNLKADAIVNAANNKLLGCLQPLHLCVDNEIHSCAGPRLREDCDKIIKKQGHLEYTGDAKITRGYCLPAKFVVHTVGPIVSGGHPSKEQEKQLLHCYKSSLNTIREIDEIKNIVFSGISTGVFGYPKKEAANLAVSRVRLWLKENPEKNLKVVFNVFTEEEEEKYRRIFR
- a CDS encoding ABC transporter ATP-binding protein, with protein sequence MNKEKILEIKNLKQYFHLDKSTTVKAVDDISFDIYKGEIFGLVGESGSGKSTTGKTIIKLHEPTGGEVIYKGSCISDKKAYKFVKKDVNKSMQIIFQDSTSSLNPRMTIGDIISEPLKIQGVCKSERLDKVYEMLNLVGLDRSYANKYPSDFSGGQRQRIGIARALSVDPEFIIADEPIASLDVSIQAQIVNLFKKLQQEKNLTCLFIAHDLSMVRHISDRIGVMHNGKLVELASSSELYNNPIHPYTQSLLSAIPIPDPRYAKSRNRVEYNSSMYNCSSDELSSWIEVSDGHFVYASKSDIDKHQQNLKVV
- a CDS encoding ABC transporter ATP-binding protein, whose protein sequence is MEHLLEVNNLSVSFKIEEGEVQAVRDVSFILKKGETLAIVGESGCGKSVLCKSLMKILPYNGYIKNGEVLLKSKDLVKKSEKEMEDIRGRDISMIFQDPMTSLNPTISIGKQITEAIVIHQGISKSEAKKRAIELIELVGIDNPEKRFKQFPHHFSGGMRQRIVIAIALACNPEILIADEPTTALDVTIQAQIIDLIKELQNKIGLSIIFITHDLGVVATMADRIAVMYAGKIVEIGTVEDIFYDPRHPYTWGLLGSLPTLDSQEDYLYNIPGMPPNLLNPPKGDAFAIRNKNALRIDYEKEPPMFKINDTHSAATWLLHPDAPKINIPVRVNGGRVISNE
- a CDS encoding ABC transporter substrate-binding protein — protein: MKLKKLKVLSLVMILSLMAGCSSGGNKDKKADTPKDGKVLVYGSNDYTSINPALYEHGEINSLIFNGLTAHDENNKVVPCLAKDWKFDEATNTYTFNLRDDVKWHDGEKFTANDVKFTMETIMNPDNASEIASNYEDITKIDVVNDTTIKITLKAPNTAMLDYLTVGILPKHALEGKDITTDGFNQKPIGTGPFKLEKWDKGQSITLVKNSDYFVKEPGLDKVVFKIVPDDKAKAMQLKSGELDLAQVTPKDMSNFEKDEKNFKVNIMKTADYRGILYNFNSKFFKDEKTKGLPNALSYAIDRKAIVDSVLLGHGVAAYSPLQMGPYNNPDIEKFEYNPEKAKQEIEKLGWKLGSDGIYEKEGTKLAFEITAGESDQVRVDMAKICAQQLKEIGVDAKAVVVTETDWANQDAHLIGWGSPFDPDDHTYKVFGTDKGANYSAYSNSAIDKILQQARETENKDKKLELYKQFQVEMTKDMPYTFIAYIDAIYVGKPNIKGLTPDTVLGHHGVGIFWNIADWTIE
- a CDS encoding ABC transporter permease — protein: MKPQCSDFEIVGENYISVVEDEQIEIKKTLFEKFKQLPYISIIILSIIVIGSVFSSLIMTHEPTYMDLVSSNLAPNKDFFFGTDSMGRDIYSMIWYGGKISLFIGIFSTIISTTIGIVYGSISGSVSEPVDDAMMRFTEIILSIPSILIIIFVQAILGNSNPISMSIVIGITSWMNISKIVRTEVRQIRNSEYILAAKSMGGGFFYILKQHLLPNFVASIMFMVVTNIGAAIGTESTLSFLGIGLPIEIVSWGSMLSLSEEALLSNRWWIILIPGIFLVTTLVCITNIGNYIRKSNNKKSSNL
- a CDS encoding ABC transporter permease; protein product: MLKDIVKKLLQFILVMFLLSFVVFYMARLAPGDPLISYYGDGVERMSTQEKENAMKKLGLNEPIYSQYIKWIADASKGEFGISFKYKQNVTSVINDVYINTIILGGSGYILTFVLALFLGIFCTLHEDRLIDRIICKLGTITNCIPSFWVALVLILIFSINLSILPSSGAYSMGEESSISSRISHLILPLTVLILSHLWYYTYMIRNKLLEEIREDYVLLCKAKGLNNRTIVFKHCLRNIMPSYISIMAISIPHILGGTYVVEKVFSYPGLGTLCFESAKYHDYNMLLVLCLITGALVVFGNMLAQIINNKIDPRMKYDRGDNNEATM
- a CDS encoding MarR family winged helix-turn-helix transcriptional regulator is translated as MKTNYDCFRIAMLLKELYSKTMYTVEESFKENGLTHQQIIVIKLIAHNQELTISQLCDEMSLAKGTVSGIISRLEQIGYVEKFKKYDDKRNTYVKFTENGLEFAINFKSKMQESFDGIFKNCDEKELDELVKNLRNILAKIKEK
- a CDS encoding HsmA family protein, whose amino-acid sequence is MNSKLILAIVFITSALIFYTIGVFGERKAKILKKKHVIIFWLGLIFDTLGTFTMSNIANSHSFEVKSALSQNLHSITGLLAIVLMLFHAGWATFVLYKDDEDKKKFFHKFSIIVWAIWLIPYFIGMFIGMAG
- a CDS encoding NifU family protein, with the translated sequence MREQVEKVLEQKIKPVLQRDGGDVELVDVNENGVVLVRLQGACSGCPGATMTIKAIIENVLVSEVPGVTQVLGV
- a CDS encoding M20 family metallopeptidase, with the translated sequence MKEYIINNIEEIREELIDLSKKIWEKPELAFEEKYASSIQKEYLKSKGFKIEEVDNLPTGFIASFGEGKPVIGILGEYDALPELSQSVSTERNPLVEGESGHGCGHNLLGVAGVGAVVAIKELMEKNKFSGTIKYFGCPAEEEGGGKTVMCVNGCFDDVDCAFTWHPFDINATWRGGSLANLSARFKFKGITAHAAQAPHNGRSALDAVELMNVGANYLREHVIDSIRMHYVITNGGGRPNVVPGFAESWYFIRGKKAKDAEHVLDRLIKVAQGASMMTETEMEYVITDGIYDYIPNQCLTDLVYDNMILVGSPKTTPEEEEFAKKLCATLTKEERLGVATAFQDDKSIVDSYIHHGIANGAEDKGLAGSTDVGDVSYVIPVAQFAMAAWPVGVASHTWQSCASAGSSIGFSAMLNSAKVLACSAYDVFMDTKIIDKANIEFEKSLDGQKFKPLV